The Mycobacterium avium subsp. avium genomic sequence TCGTAGGCCACCCGGACGATGTTGTTGTGGGCCTGCGGCGCATACAGGGAGGCGCCGCCGCAGACGCAGCCGAACCGGAACATCGATGCCTTGGCCGTCGTCGCACCGTACCGCTCCCGCACGATCGTCGCCCAACGCCGCCGTCCCGCACGGTATTTGGCGATCTCCTCGAAGAAATCCCCGTGGGTGTAGAAGAAGAACGAGATCTGCGGGGCGAACTGGTCGATCGTTATCCGGCCCCGCTCCACCACCGTGTCGCAGTAGGTCACACCATCGGCCAGCGTGAACGCCATCTCCTGCACCGCGTTGGCGCCGGCATCGCGGAAATGCGCGCCGGCCACCGAGATCGCGTTGAACTTGGGCACCTCGGCCGCGCAGAACTCGATGGTGTCGGCGATCAGCCGCAGCGACGGCTCCGGCGGCCAGATCCACGTCCCGCGCGAGGCGTACTCCTTGAGGATGTCGTTCTGGATGGTGCCGGTGAGATTGGCCCGCGGTATGCCCTTCTTTTCCGCCGCGGCGACGTAGAACGCCAGCAGGATCGCCGCCGTTCCGTTGATCGTCATGCTGGTGCTGAGCTTGTCCAGCGGAATGCCGTCGAACAGGATCTCGAAGTCGGCCAGGGTGTCCACCGCGACGCCGACCCGGCCGACCTCCTCGCCGAACTCGGGATCGTCGGAGTCGTAGCCGCACTGGGTCGGCAGGTCCAGCGCCACCGACAGCCCGGTCCCGCCCTGCTCGAGCAGGTAGCGGTAGCGGCGGTTGGACTCCTCGGCGGTGCCGAATCCCGAATATTGGCGGAAGGTCCAGAGCTTGCCGCGATAGCCGGAGGCGAAGTTACCCCTGGTGAAGGGGAACTCGCCCGGTTGCGGGGGCTCAGCGCTTCGGTCCGCCGGCCCGTAGACGGGCTGCAGCGGAATGCCAGACGGAGTGTGGGCCGTATTATCCATCGATGAATAACGTACTTGCAAAAAAAGAGAATGCCAATACCACTCGTTTGACCTGGTCAAGCGGGTGGCTTGACCAGGTCAAAGGAGACAGATGGCTGACAACTCGCTCACCGACCGCACGGTGGTGATCTCCGGCGGCAGCCGCGGCATCGGCCTCGCCATCGGTATCGCCGCCGCCCGGCGGGGCGCCAACGTGGTGCTGCTGGCCAAGACCGACACCCCGCACCCACGCCTGCCCGGGACGGTGCACACCGCCGCCGCCGACGTGGAGGCCGCCGGCGGGAAGGCGCTCGCGGTGATCGGGGACGTGCGCCGCGAAGAGGACGTGCGGCGCGCGGTCGAGGCCACGGTGCAGCGGTTCGGCGGCGTCGACGTGTGCGTGAACAACGCCAGCGCCATCGCGGTGGAGCCGACGGCGGAGCTGTCGGCCAAGAAGTTCGACCTGATGCAGGAGGTGAACATCCGCGGCACCTTCCTGCTCACCAAGGCGTGCCTGCCGCACCTGCGCCGGGCCGCCAACCCGCATGTGCTCACCATTTCGCCGCCGATCAACATGAACCCGCGCTGGCTGGGCGCCCACCCGGCCTACACGCTGTCCAAGTATGGGATGACGCTGCTGTCGCTGGGTTGGGCGGCCGAGTTCGCCGACGACGGCATCGGCGTGAATTGCCTTTGGCCGCAGACCTATATCGCGACGGCCGCGGTGGCCAACATGGCCGACGGCGACAAGCTGGCCGAGTCGTCGCGCAGCCCGGAGATCATGGCCGACGCGGCCGTCGAGATCGTTTCCCGCCCCGCGCGGGAAGCCACCGGCGACTGCTACATCGACGCGGAGGTGTTGCACTCTGCCGGGGGCGACGACCTGTCTGTCTACGGCGGCGGCGAGCAACCGATTCCGGACCTGTTCCTCGACTGAAGGCCTATGCGCGGCAGATGATTTCGCCGTGCGGGATGGCGATCCAGCCATCCGGGGCGGCGGCCCATTCTCGCCAGGCG encodes the following:
- a CDS encoding SDR family oxidoreductase, whose protein sequence is MADNSLTDRTVVISGGSRGIGLAIGIAAARRGANVVLLAKTDTPHPRLPGTVHTAAADVEAAGGKALAVIGDVRREEDVRRAVEATVQRFGGVDVCVNNASAIAVEPTAELSAKKFDLMQEVNIRGTFLLTKACLPHLRRAANPHVLTISPPINMNPRWLGAHPAYTLSKYGMTLLSLGWAAEFADDGIGVNCLWPQTYIATAAVANMADGDKLAESSRSPEIMADAAVEIVSRPAREATGDCYIDAEVLHSAGGDDLSVYGGGEQPIPDLFLD
- a CDS encoding methylmalonyl-CoA mutase family protein, with translation MDNTAHTPSGIPLQPVYGPADRSAEPPQPGEFPFTRGNFASGYRGKLWTFRQYSGFGTAEESNRRYRYLLEQGGTGLSVALDLPTQCGYDSDDPEFGEEVGRVGVAVDTLADFEILFDGIPLDKLSTSMTINGTAAILLAFYVAAAEKKGIPRANLTGTIQNDILKEYASRGTWIWPPEPSLRLIADTIEFCAAEVPKFNAISVAGAHFRDAGANAVQEMAFTLADGVTYCDTVVERGRITIDQFAPQISFFFYTHGDFFEEIAKYRAGRRRWATIVRERYGATTAKASMFRFGCVCGGASLYAPQAHNNIVRVAYEAMAAVLGGVQSMFTAAWDEPFALPTEETTTLALRTQQILAYETGVASVADPLGGSYFVEALTDETEARIIEIMADLDRHGGMVSAIEDGYLQGLIADEAFRLHQDIEAGTRPVVGVNRFVTEEPEHDVVTYELDAEGRDLQLKRLSKVKAERDSAAVKSSLAALSRAAEGDDNLMHKLIDCANAYCTVGEMVSALKAVWGEFQQPVVF